From a region of the Tachypleus tridentatus isolate NWPU-2018 chromosome 1, ASM421037v1, whole genome shotgun sequence genome:
- the LOC143246433 gene encoding uncharacterized protein LOC143246433 → MQCLRGSPGIMVLLYYILCLWTEVAAMCPMRCKCDDQSLRVLCGDANLDVVPITLNPELRELVLKNNHIKGIMASFSVYHNLEYLDVSHNQLVEIGEFNFKMQSHLEYLILKRNMISLIQNNSFAGLQQLQVLYLNENFLEDIPSRAFVHLPNLETLDLSQNRITTISNDAFQGLENIRSLLLRDNKLSYIPLIAFRVLPTLIKLDIGLNTITEIPKGAFASLRHLEELYLDGCGLRNIHSGGFQQLNSVLILNLHDNEFQEIPTLALNDLCRLEELNIGQNRFQELKPHSFQRLRYLKVVRISGSPFFSSIRKDAFLDNIHLQKLFISHNKNLNHIESHTFDDLPNLKYVSFRGNAFTKFNQSLLPWHNLDVLDIRDNPLICNCKILWLRKLLRNKNVSSEAPSNVMDVHCASPPGLKNVLLTEVTKEDLGCYVENRRQQMIIGSIVAAVIALGLLIFLGFCYREKLAITLKNKWTPGRKEPQYQKTACVEDENVAVLQTAAHQSLKMMPTTEL, encoded by the coding sequence ATGCAGTGTTTAAGAGGATCTCCTGGGATAATGGTTCTTCTATATTACATACTGTGTTTGTGGACAGAAGTCGCTGCCATGTGTCCCATGCGATGTAAGTGTGATGATCAAAGTTTAAGAGTTTTATGTGGTGACGCTAACTTAGATGTTGTCCCAATCACACTCAACCCAGAACTCAGAGAACTTGTACTAAAAAACAATCACATCAAGGGTATAATGGCTTCCTTCAGTGTTTACCACAACTTGGAGTATTTGGATGTTTCACATAATCAGCTGGTAGAGATAGGTGAATTTAACTTCAAGATGCAAAGTCACCTGGAATATCTTATATTGAAGAGAAATATGATatccttaattcaaaacaactcatTTGCTGGTCTTCAACAATTACAGGTGTTATATCTAAATGAAAACTTTCTAGAGGACATCCCGTCAAGAGCTTTTGTGCATTTACCAAATCTAGAAACACTGGATCTCTCGCAAAACAGAATTACTACAATTTCAAATGATGCATTTCAAGGACTTGAAAACATCAGGTCTCTTTTATTAAGAGACAATAAACTCAGTTACATTCCTCTTATAGCATTCCGGGTTCTTCCTACTTTGATAAAGCTAGATATTGGATTAAATACCATAACCGAGATCCCTAAAGGGGCATTTGCTTCCTTGAGACATCTTGAAGAGCTGTATTTGGATGGTTGTGGTCTTCGAAACATTCATTCTGGTGGATTTCAACAGTTAAACTCAGTTCTTATTCTCAATCTTCACGATAATGAATTTCAAGAAATTCCTACACTCGCACTGAATGATCTCTGCCGCTTAGAAGAACTTAATATTGGACAAAATAGGTTTCAAGAACTTAAACCACACTCCTTTCAAAgattaagatatttaaaagttGTTAGAATTAGCGGCTCTCCATTCTTCAGTAGCATCCGTAAAGACGCTTTTCTTGACAACAtacatttacagaaacttttTATATctcataataaaaatttaaatcacaTTGAATCACATACTTTCGATGATCTACCCAATCTAAAATACGTAAGCTTTCGTGGAAATGCCTTCACtaaatttaatcaaagtttacTTCCGTGGCATAACCTTGACGTCTTAGACATTAGAGATAATCCATTAATTTGCAATTGTAAAATTCTGTGGTTACGAAAgttgttaagaaataaaaatgtttcctcAGAGGCTCCAAGTAACGTAATGGACGTACATTGTGCAAGTCCTCCTGGATTGAAAAACGTTTTGCTTACAGAGGTCACGAAGGAAGACCTCGGATGTTATGTAGAGAATAGAAGACAGCAAATGATTATTGGCAGTATCGTAGCTGCTGTCATAGCTTTAGGGCTTCTTATCTTTCTGGGTTTCTGCTATAGAGAGAAGCTTGCTATAACTCTTAAGAACAAGTGGACCCCTGGGAGAAAGGAACCTCAATACCAAAAAACAGCCTGTGTGGAAGATGAAAACGTTGCTGTGCTACAAACAGCAGCCCATCAGTCGCTGAAGATGATGCCTACAACTGAGCTTTAG